A window of the Pongo abelii isolate AG06213 chromosome 10, NHGRI_mPonAbe1-v2.0_pri, whole genome shotgun sequence genome harbors these coding sequences:
- the GTF2H3 gene encoding general transcription factor IIH subunit 3 isoform X6: MNKEIKDNQEMKSRILVIKAAEDSALQYMNFMNVIFAAQKQNILIDACVLDSDSGLLQQACDITGGLYLKVPQMPSLLQYLLWVFLPDQDQRSQLTLPPPVHVDYRAACFCHRNLIEIGYVCSVCLSIFCNFSPICTTCETAFKISLPPVLKAKKKKLKVSA, translated from the exons ATGAACAAGGAAATTAAAG ataATCAGGAAATGAAATCAAGGATATTG GTGATTAAGGCTGCAGAAGACAGTGCGTTGCAGTATATGAACTTCATGAATGTCATCTTCGCAGCACAGAAACAG aatattttgatTGATGCCTGTGTTTTAGACTCCGACTCAGGGCTCCTCCAACAG GCTTGTGACATCACGGGAGGACTGTACCTGAAGGTGCCTCAGATGCCCTCCCTTCTGCAGTATTTGCTG tgGGTGTTTCTTCCCGATCAAGATCAGAGATCTCAGTTAACCCTCCCACCCCCAGTTCATGTTGACTACAGGGCTGCTTGCTTCTGCCATCGAAATCTCATTGAAATTGGTTATGtctgttctgtgtgtttgtcaa taTTCTGCAATTTCAGCCCCATTTGTACTACATGCGA GACAGCCTTTAAAATTTCTCTGCCTCCAGTACTCAAAGCCAAGAAAAAGAAGCTGAAAGTGTCTGCCTGA